The following proteins are encoded in a genomic region of Halalkalicoccus subterraneus:
- a CDS encoding toxin-antitoxin system TumE family protein: MGSTVIYEDSDTLNDGSRYEMTATAIAKSDDYPEGVKYRFQYMAEDGRTLLRFDNFPDHPGVGRHHYHTPTGVYDDIEYTGLKDHAQTFYNEMDDRRKR, encoded by the coding sequence ATGGGATCGACGGTCATCTACGAGGATTCAGACACGCTCAACGATGGTTCTCGGTACGAGATGACTGCGACCGCCATTGCGAAAAGCGACGACTATCCAGAGGGGGTCAAGTACCGATTCCAATACATGGCCGAAGATGGTCGGACCCTCTTACGGTTCGACAACTTCCCGGACCACCCAGGTGTCGGCCGCCATCACTACCATACGCCCACTGGTGTCTACGACGACATCGAATACACCGGCCTGAAAGACCACGCCCAGACGTTCTATAACGAAATGGACGACCGTCGCAAGAGGTGA